Within the Candidatus Margulisiibacteriota bacterium genome, the region CACAGCCGCGTCGGTGCTGGGTATCGAGGAAGTCCCGCAGTCCGTCAAAGACGCCAGGCGCAACGCGGAAAATAACGGCGTGACAAATGTCCGTTTCCAGCAGGGTCAGATGGAAAGACAAAGCGTCGAGGCTCTCGGCGCGCCGGAGATCATTATTGCTGATCCGCCGCGCAAGGGACTGGCTGCTGAACTGATAAACAAGATTTTAGAAATTAAACCGCAGAAAATAATTTATCTCTCCTGCAACCCGACTTCGCTGGCGCGGGATTTGAAAATGTTGACAGCAAGTTACAAAGTTAAGGAAATAATACCGTACGATTTCTTTCCGCAAACCACGCATGTAGAAACATTGGCGTTACTGGAAAAATCTCCTGGTTAATTGAATGTCCGAAAAAATTCCGCGGGGCGCATTTCCAGTCCGTCAATAATTTTGAATACCGTGTTCATGTGCGGCTCACGAATGCCTTTTTCTATATAGAATAAAATGGAACGACTTACGCCAGAATTAAGAGCCAATTGATACATGCTGAGTTTTTTTGCCTTACGTAACTTGGTGATATAAATGCCTACATCTACCGCATCATAGATTAAATCGTTGTCGGTTGACATACCCATATATTAGGTTATAATTTGTCAGTACCGTTCTATTGTGAGAACGTCATTAAATAAAGACCAAAGGGGAAATTTTTATGGCCAATGATTACACTGACAACTTTGCGGGGGAGCCATATTTTATCAGTAAGGGCGAACAGCTTTCGGCGGCGGGCATGACCGCGGCGTTGAATACTAGAGAAAAGGTGGCGAATAAAACAGACACTTTGAGCAACAGCTCCACGGAGTATCCTTCAGCCAAAGCGGTCTACAACAGTCTGAATGAAAAAGACAGCGGCGTGGATAGCCAGAGTTTCTCTGTAGGGACTAATAATTTACCCGAGCATACGCATACAGTTAATGACCCGGGACATATCCACGCATACACAGATGCTGGCGGAGGAGG harbors:
- a CDS encoding helix-turn-helix domain-containing protein produces the protein MSTDNDLIYDAVDVGIYITKLRKAKKLSMYQLALNSGVSRSILFYIEKGIREPHMNTVFKIIDGLEMRPAEFFRTFN
- a CDS encoding methyltransferase domain-containing protein translates to TAASVLGIEEVPQSVKDARRNAENNGVTNVRFQQGQMERQSVEALGAPEIIIADPPRKGLAAELINKILEIKPQKIIYLSCNPTSLARDLKMLTASYKVKEIIPYDFFPQTTHVETLALLEKSPG